The DNA window CTTACCTGGGAAACCAAGGATTTTCCAGATACTTATGTGCAAGCTGTTGGTTTTACTTCTGCAACACACGGTTGGATGGGTGGACATAACACAGGCTTCTATGAAACTTTTGATGGAGGTACTACCTGGAACAACACGGGTGTAGGAGGATCTTTGAACAGGATTTTTTTTGTTAGTAACAGTCTCGCTTACGCAGCTGGAAAGAGTATTTATAAAATGACCACCGGAAATCTTGGAATACATGAAAGTACAGATGACCATTCGGAAGGAAAACTTCAGATTGATATTGCTCCAAATCCTGTTAAAGATAAACTGAATTTAAATATTCATTTTGAACACTCGGACCATGTTATTATTGGTTTATATGATGGGTCTGGAAAATTTATCACAAATATTCTGAAAGATAACATCAGTGAAAAAGGAATGAAAAAATATTCTTTGGATTTTAATTATCCTAAAGGAAATTACTTACTCAATGTGCATTCTAATCTCGGAAGACAAGCTATTAAAATTATAAAAGAGTAAATTGATAAAAGAAGGCGTAGAAATTTTCTACGCCTTTTTATTATACCTGTCTGTTTAGATTAATCTAGTCTTTCGTTTTTAATTTCCTCGACAATTTCAGGATTCAATAAAGTTGAGATATCTCCGAAGTTGCTAAAATCTCCTTCAGCAATTTTTCTAAGAATTCTACGCATAATTTTTCCTGAACGTGTTTTAGGAAGTCCTGAAACGAACTGGATCTTATCAAGTTTCGCAATAGGTCCGATCTGATCGGCAATAAGCTGATTGATTTCCTTTTTAAGGTTTTCTCTTTGACGGCCTTCTCCTGTTTCTTTTAAAACGACATAGCCGTATAAAGCATTCCCTTTGATATCATGGGGGTAGCCTACAATAGCAGATTCTGCGACTGCAGGATGCTGATTGATGCTGTCTTCAATAGGAGCAGTTCCTAAATTATGTCCGGAAACAATGATCACATCATCAACACGTCCTGTGATTCTGTAATATCCAACTTCATCTCTCAAAGCACCATCACCGGTAAAGTATTTCCCGGGAAAAGCGGTGAAATAAGTTTCCTTATATCTTTGATGATCACCCCAGATCGTTCTGGCAATACCAGGCCATGGAAAACGGATACAAAGATTTCCTGTAACCTGATTTCCGGTAATCTCATTACGCTTGTCATCCATTAAAACAGGTTGCACACCTGGAAGTGGCAGCGTAGCGTAGGTGGGTTTGGTAGGGGTTATAAACGGAAGCGGTGAAATCATAATTCCTCCTGTTTCTGTTTGCCACCAGGTATCTACAATAGGACATTTTTTTCTTCCTACATGATCGTTAAACCAATGCCAGGCTTCATCATTAATAGGTTCTCCAACAGATCCAATTACTTTCAGGGTACTTAAATCATGTTTATCCACCCATTCTGCACTTTCTTTTGCTAAAGAACGAATGGCAGTAGGTGCAGTATAAAATTGAGTGATTTTATGTTTTTCAATGACCTCCCAGAACCTGTCAGGCTCCGGATAAGTCGGAATACCTTCAAAAATAACGGTGGTCGCTCCATTCAGTAATGGACCATAAAGAATATAAGAATGTCCTGTGATCCAGCCAATATCTGCGGTACACCAGTAAATGTCATTTTCCTGATAATTGAAAATATTCTTAAAAGTATATGCGGTGTACACCATATATCCTGCACAGGTGTGAAGCATTCCTTTAGGCTTTCCTGTAGATCCGGAAGTATAAAGGATAAATAACGGATCTTCTGCATCCATAATTACAGTGACGAAATCGGCAGAAGCTGTTTCATAGAGTTCAGAAAGCCAATGGTCTCGGCCTTCTTTCATTTTGATTTCATTATCTGTCCTTTTTACCACCAATACATTTTCGATGGTTGGAGTCTTTTCAAGAGCTTCGTCTACGATGCTTTTTAGGTCTAAAACTTTATTTCCCCTGTAGCTTCCATCGGAAGTGATCACCAATTTTGCTCCACAATCATTTATTCTTGAAGCAACAGCATTAGCTGAAAAGCCTGCGAAAATAACAGAATGTACAGCTCCTAATTTTGCACACGCTAACATGGTAATTGCTAGTTCAGGGATCATCGGAAGATAGATACAGACACGATCTCCTTTCTCAATACCCATTTCCCTTAGGATATTAGCTGTTTTATTGACACGGGTATATAATTCGTTATAAGATATGTGCTGTGCTTTTTCTTTTGGATCGTTAGGTTCCCAGATGATCGCAGTTTTATCTCCTCTTTCGTTCAAGTGCCTGTCGATACAGTTTTTTGTAATATTTAATTTAGCATTCTTAAACCAAGTGATCTTTGCCTCATTCATATCATACTTAACCACTTTGCTCCATCTTTGGTACCAGACAAAATTTTGATCAGCTATTTTATCCCAGAATTTTTTAGGATTTTTAATAGACTTTTTATATTCCTCAAAATAATGTGGTAAATCTTCTATTAAGTAATTTCTCATATCCCTTTTGTTTTTGAAATTTGAATTTTATTGATATTTAAATTTATGTTTAATTTGTGAATTTAGTCCTGTAATCCACGATTTTTTCTTGTATTTCTTCTATGATCTGATCGTCATCTATAGTAGATGGTACCTGAAATTCTTTACCATCTAAAAGTGTTCTGATGAGTTTCCGTAAAATTTTTCCTGAACGGGTTTTAGGTAAGCGTTTCACAACCATAGCATTCTTTAAAAAAGCGACAGCTCCTATTTTCTCACGAACCATTTTAATAATTTCTTTTTCTAAATCTTCCTCGGAGATTGTAGACCCATTTTTTAAAACAACAGTAGCAAAAGGTACCTGTCCCTTTAATTCATTATCAATTCCTACCACAGCACATTCTGCAACCTGTGGATGTGAAGAAAGAATTTCTTCCATTTCTGAGGTAGAAAGCCTGTGTCCTGCGACATTGATTACATCATCCACTCTTCCTGTGATAAAGAAGTATCCATCTTCATCCTGTATAGCACCATCTCCTGAAAAATAATAACCTTTATATTGAGATAAATAACTACTTTGAAAGCGTTCATAATCTTTCCAGATTCCTAAAAGAGCACCTGGAGGAAGAGGAAGTTTGATAACCAGATAACCTTCCTGGTGTGGATCAAGTTCAAAACCATTTTCGTCAAAGATTTTAATATCATATCCGGGGATCGGTTTTCCGGCTGAAGCTCTTTTAATCTTATAATGATCATCAAAAGTCAGTAATCCAAGCATTGGCCAACCTGATTCTGTTTGCCACCAATGATCGATGGCGGGAACTCCAATATGCTCATTGAACCAATCTAAGGTAGCAACATCGCAGCGTTCACCAGCAAGAAACTGTTTTTTGAGATTTGAGAGGTCGTATTTTTTAACCAATTCACCATTAGGATCTTCTTTTTTTATGGCTCTGATAGCAGTTGGGGCAGTAAACATTGCAGAAACTTTATATTCTGAGATGATCCGCCAGAAAGTTCCTGCATCTGGAGTCATAATAGGTTTCCCTTCAAAAACAATGGTGGTATTACGGTTCAGTAAAGGTCCATAAACAGAGAAGCTGTGTCCTACAGCCCATCCAAAATCAGATGCAGCCCAATAAGTTTCTCCAGGTTCGATTCCATAAATATATTTCATGGAAAATTTCAAAGCGGTAGCATAGCCTCCCGTGTCACGGACAATTCCTTTAGGCTTTCCTGTAGTTCCTGAGGTGTATAATAAATAGAGTGGGTGTGTAGATGCTACAGGAACGCAGGCTACAGAAGAAGATTGCTGAATAAGTCCCTCATAATCTATTAATCCATCAAACATTTCGTCCTGGTTATCGATTAGTTTCCGGTTGTAAACGATGATGTGATCTACTTTATCCTGGGCTAATTCAATTGCTTTTTCTACCAATGGTAAATAAGGGATTCTTTTAGCAATCTCAACTCCTGCAGTAGCTGTGATCAAAGCTTTTGGTTTGCAATCATCTATTCTTACCGCAAGTTCGTGAGGCGCAAAACCACCGAAAACAACATTGTGGATGACTCCGATTCTTGCACATGCTAACATGGCAAAAAGGGTTTGCGGAATCATCGGCATGTAAATTACCGCTGTATCTCCTTTTTCTAATCCCAGAGAAACCAAACCACCTGCAAATTTTGAAATCTCTTCTTGTGCCTGGTTAAAAGTGTATGTTATCTTCTGATCAGTAACCGGAGAATCATAAATAATGGCAATTTGATCACCATAGCCATCTTCAACGTGCTTATCTATGCATAAATAACAAATATTAAGTTTTCCATCGGAATACCATTCAGTGTAATTGTTTTCATTTTGTGAAAGAATCTGACCAGGAAACTCAAACCAACTGATTTCCTGAGCTTGTTCTTTCCAGAAATTTTCTTTGTCTTCTATACTTCTTTTAAATAAATCGTCTGCATTCATATCAATAATTGTGTTTCGTATTTTGCTGGTTCTGTCACTGCAGGCAACGGGGAGCTGTCTTTTAGGAGATTCTGGTTAACTATATTTTAAGTTTAGATTCCTTATTCCCCTTGCTGCATTCTGAATGACAGGATGTATGTTTTGATTATGTAAAATAATAATGCTTCATTTTCAACTTTTATCCTGACTCTTATACCTCAAACAATTCCTCTATCTGCTGCATCAGCTTCTTGATTGAATATGGTTTGGTAACATATGCGTCAGCACCCATTTTCAGTCCTCTTTCAATATCTTTTGGATTGTTTTTGGCACTCAGGAAGATTACTTTTGTGTTTTTTAGCCTTTCCTGTTCTTTGATTATTTCAAGTGTACTGTATCCATCGAGATTAGGCATCATGATATCTAGTAAAATAACATCAGGAACCATGTCTTTTAAAAATTCTAATACTTCCGTTCCATCCCTGGCAATGAAAACATCATAACCGTTTTTCTTAAAACTGTACTCCAGGGACATTAATATTTTGTGCTCATCGTCTGCTATGATTATCTTTTTCATAATGTGTTTGTATGGTTATTCAACTTCATTTTGATTTTCTTTTATATCTTCAGGAAAGCTTATCGTAAAGGTGACACCCAAGCCATTATTTTCAGCAAGTATTGAGCCTTGATGGGCTTCAACGATTTGTTTTGAGATGGCAAGTCCAAGTCCGCTTCCTGTAGGTTTTAAAATATTCTGATTTTTAGATTGATAAAATTTGTTGAAAATCATTTCCAGATCTTCTTCCGGGATCTTTTTTCCGGTATTAAAAATGGTTATGACCAAATGATCTTCTTTTTTAGAAAACTTCGTTTGTATCGTTCCCTGATCATCTGCAAATTTTAAAGCATTTCCAAGGATATTTTGAAATAACTGAATGAATCTGGCTTCATCATATTCAAACAAATGGTCGCTGAGAAGGTCAACTTCACTGATGTGGATATCTTTCTGTTGTATCAAATGAAGTAGTGGATTGAGTGCTTTTTTATAGGTGTCAAGGATGTTATTCTGTTTAATATTTAAAGCAATTTCACCATGTTCTAATTTATCAAGATAGAGGATGTCGTTGATGATCTCACTTAACCGGTCAGATTCTGTAATGATATTGTTTAAAAATTCCCTTTTAATATCTAAAGGAATATCGTCATCATCAGCCAGGATTTCCCCGGCGGAACGAATTGCTGTAATGGGTGTTCTCAGCTCATGCGCAACAGAAT is part of the Chryseobacterium paludis genome and encodes:
- a CDS encoding AMP-binding protein: MNADDLFKRSIEDKENFWKEQAQEISWFEFPGQILSQNENNYTEWYSDGKLNICYLCIDKHVEDGYGDQIAIIYDSPVTDQKITYTFNQAQEEISKFAGGLVSLGLEKGDTAVIYMPMIPQTLFAMLACARIGVIHNVVFGGFAPHELAVRIDDCKPKALITATAGVEIAKRIPYLPLVEKAIELAQDKVDHIIVYNRKLIDNQDEMFDGLIDYEGLIQQSSSVACVPVASTHPLYLLYTSGTTGKPKGIVRDTGGYATALKFSMKYIYGIEPGETYWAASDFGWAVGHSFSVYGPLLNRNTTIVFEGKPIMTPDAGTFWRIISEYKVSAMFTAPTAIRAIKKEDPNGELVKKYDLSNLKKQFLAGERCDVATLDWFNEHIGVPAIDHWWQTESGWPMLGLLTFDDHYKIKRASAGKPIPGYDIKIFDENGFELDPHQEGYLVIKLPLPPGALLGIWKDYERFQSSYLSQYKGYYFSGDGAIQDEDGYFFITGRVDDVINVAGHRLSTSEMEEILSSHPQVAECAVVGIDNELKGQVPFATVVLKNGSTISEEDLEKEIIKMVREKIGAVAFLKNAMVVKRLPKTRSGKILRKLIRTLLDGKEFQVPSTIDDDQIIEEIQEKIVDYRTKFTN
- a CDS encoding response regulator transcription factor; this encodes MKKIIIADDEHKILMSLEYSFKKNGYDVFIARDGTEVLEFLKDMVPDVILLDIMMPNLDGYSTLEIIKEQERLKNTKVIFLSAKNNPKDIERGLKMGADAYVTKPYSIKKLMQQIEELFEV